The Pueribacillus theae nucleotide sequence TTCGCCTTTTCCTCATATAAACCTGTCCGCATTCCTTGCAATGGTATACATGCTTGATTTCTTCTTTTCTCTTCATCCCTTCGATGACATTGCAGTATCTTGATCCGCCAACGTGCTTCAGCAATTCTTTAAAATCTCGGTCACGGTGTTTATAACCTTTGTTTTGAAGGTGGAGATGATAATGGCAAAGCTCATGCTTAATAATCCCGGCGAGCGCTTCATCCCCGTACACTTCATACTGTTTTGGGTTGATTTCGATATTGTGCGTGCGAAGCATATATCTCCCACCTGTTGTTTTTAGGCGTGGGT carries:
- a CDS encoding SprT family protein, which gives rise to MDDKELQLLVEAISKEFFQRPFLHQASFNPRLKTTGGRYMLRTHNIEINPKQYEVYGDEALAGIIKHELCHYHLHLQNKGYKHRDRDFKELLKHVGGSRYCNVIEGMKRKEEIKHVYHCKECGQVYMRKRRINVNRFVCGKCRGMLMK